From a region of the Listeria monocytogenes ATCC 19117 genome:
- a CDS encoding CamS family sex pheromone protein, with protein sequence MKKIIIAALGLTLVLSGCAPKLDSNDKVVQKDDSKAETGIMTKNQISSNYYKTVLPYKASKSRGLVVSNIYSRYDINELESGLMRVSQNKYSPDNYLFQEGQYLDKETLEKWLDRKSDKNPNGLNPASNGNGENRNPIYLAHILEQDYLKQTDKDTVALGGISIALAMNSVDYYQKEKYGDTYEQPISNSELLAQGKEMSATVLNRIRQTKGLENVPVTIAIYKQGARDAVAPGNYIAYATANGDSLSNWKDIDEKNYVLPSTESAKDHKTDNDNFLNFKKAIEDYYPNFTGVVGRGRYEDGQLAELNIDIPLQFYGEAEIIGFTQYVTDLVGQHIPKTADLQVNISTSDGPAALITRKANEDAATAHIYD encoded by the coding sequence ATGAAAAAAATCATAATAGCAGCGCTCGGCTTAACGCTTGTGCTCTCTGGCTGTGCCCCAAAACTTGACTCAAATGATAAAGTGGTACAAAAAGATGATTCAAAAGCAGAGACGGGCATCATGACAAAAAATCAAATCTCATCCAATTATTACAAAACCGTACTACCATACAAAGCAAGCAAATCCCGTGGACTAGTCGTATCGAATATTTATTCACGATATGATATTAACGAATTAGAATCTGGTTTAATGCGTGTTTCGCAAAATAAATACTCCCCAGATAATTATCTTTTCCAAGAAGGGCAATATTTGGATAAAGAAACGTTAGAAAAATGGTTAGATAGAAAAAGCGATAAAAATCCGAATGGTTTAAACCCAGCCAGTAATGGTAACGGTGAGAATCGTAATCCAATCTATCTAGCACATATTTTAGAACAAGATTATTTAAAACAAACGGACAAAGATACAGTTGCTCTTGGTGGGATTTCTATTGCCCTTGCGATGAATTCGGTCGATTATTACCAAAAAGAAAAATACGGAGACACCTATGAACAACCAATTAGTAATAGTGAATTATTAGCACAAGGGAAAGAAATGTCTGCCACTGTGTTAAATCGAATTCGCCAAACAAAAGGTTTAGAAAATGTTCCTGTAACGATTGCCATTTACAAACAAGGAGCTCGTGATGCGGTAGCTCCAGGAAATTACATTGCCTATGCAACTGCAAATGGGGACAGTCTTTCTAATTGGAAAGATATAGATGAAAAAAATTATGTTTTACCATCAACTGAATCTGCTAAAGATCACAAAACAGATAATGACAATTTCTTGAATTTCAAAAAAGCAATTGAAGACTATTATCCAAACTTTACAGGTGTCGTTGGTCGTGGTAGATATGAAGACGGTCAACTAGCAGAATTAAACATTGATATTCCGTTACAATTTTATGGTGAAGCAGAGATTATCGGCTTTACACAGTATGTGACGGATTTAGTCGGACAACATATTCCGAAGACAGCTGATTTGCAAGTCAATATTTCTACATCTGATGGTCCAGCTGCATTGATTACAAGAAAAGCAAATGAAGATGCAGCAACTGCTCACATTTACGATTAA
- the pcrA gene encoding DNA helicase PcrA — MNAKELVDGLNPEQRRAVESTEGPLLIMAGAGSGKTRVLTHRIAYLVRERGVNPYNILAITFTNKAAREMKSRIGNLMGGEAESIWISTFHSMCVRILRRDIDRIGYERNFTILDGSDQLSVIKGILKEKNVDPKKFEPRGILASISNAKNELITASEYIKEASGFYDKMVGEVYEKYEKKLKKNQALDFDDLIMVTIQLFERVPDVLEYYQRKFQYIHVDEYQDTNHAQYLLVKQLASRFKNLCVVGDSDQSIYGWRGADISNIMSFEKDYPNAKTILLEENYRSTKRILEAANRVIENNGNRKPKNLWTSNAEGKKIFYHKALTEKEEAAYVVMKIQEEVNNSNRPLSDFAILYRTNAQSRVMEEYFMKSNMAYTMVGGTKFYDRKEIKDILAYLRLISNNEDDISLTRIVNVPKRGVGPGTLDKLNNVATTYDLSLFEVLNRIELAGISPKISKDLVAFHDLIRGFTQMQDFLSVTELVEEILEKTGYRAMLKNERTIEAQTRLENIDEFLSVTQNFEKENDDKTLIAFLTDLALVADVDKLEEDNEEQNGAVTLMTLHSAKGLEFPVVFLVGMEEGIFPHSRAIYEEDEMEEERRLAYVGITRAEEELFLTSAYSRMLYGRPSSNQESRFIGEIPRDLLELGNENKLKADKPYAKPRMPQKTTTAYKSSGAETLGWTVGDKASHKKWGVGTVVSVKGEGSGMELDIAFPSPTGVKRLLAEFAPIEKV; from the coding sequence TTGAATGCAAAAGAATTAGTGGACGGATTGAATCCGGAACAACGAAGAGCAGTAGAAAGTACAGAAGGACCTTTATTAATTATGGCTGGTGCCGGAAGTGGGAAAACACGAGTTTTGACCCATCGGATAGCTTATTTAGTGAGAGAACGTGGTGTAAATCCTTATAATATTTTAGCGATTACGTTTACGAACAAAGCGGCTCGCGAGATGAAGTCACGGATTGGCAATTTAATGGGCGGAGAAGCAGAATCTATTTGGATATCTACTTTTCACTCGATGTGCGTACGAATTTTACGTCGCGATATTGACCGGATTGGCTATGAACGTAATTTTACTATTTTAGATGGCAGTGACCAATTATCGGTTATTAAAGGCATTTTGAAAGAAAAGAATGTTGACCCTAAGAAGTTTGAGCCACGGGGGATTTTGGCTTCTATTAGCAATGCCAAAAATGAACTGATAACTGCAAGCGAATATATTAAAGAAGCAAGTGGTTTCTATGACAAAATGGTCGGCGAAGTCTATGAAAAATACGAGAAGAAACTTAAGAAAAATCAAGCACTCGATTTTGATGATTTAATTATGGTCACCATTCAATTATTTGAACGTGTGCCCGATGTTTTAGAATATTATCAACGTAAATTTCAGTATATTCACGTGGATGAGTACCAAGATACCAACCACGCGCAGTATTTACTCGTGAAACAGCTTGCTTCTCGTTTCAAAAACTTATGCGTCGTAGGTGACTCGGATCAATCTATTTATGGTTGGCGCGGGGCGGACATTAGTAACATCATGTCCTTCGAAAAAGATTACCCCAATGCGAAAACCATTTTGCTAGAAGAAAATTACCGTTCGACAAAACGTATTTTAGAAGCGGCAAACCGTGTTATCGAAAATAATGGTAATCGTAAACCGAAAAATCTTTGGACAAGTAACGCAGAAGGGAAAAAGATTTTTTATCATAAAGCATTAACGGAAAAAGAAGAAGCGGCCTATGTAGTTATGAAAATTCAAGAAGAAGTAAATAACTCGAATCGACCACTTTCTGACTTTGCGATTCTTTATAGAACTAACGCCCAGTCCCGTGTCATGGAAGAATATTTCATGAAGTCAAATATGGCATACACGATGGTCGGCGGCACGAAGTTCTATGACAGAAAAGAAATCAAAGACATTTTGGCGTATTTACGTCTGATTAGTAATAATGAAGACGATATTAGTTTGACACGTATCGTTAACGTTCCAAAACGCGGCGTTGGACCAGGTACTTTAGATAAACTAAATAATGTGGCGACCACATATGATTTGAGCTTGTTTGAAGTCCTTAACCGCATCGAACTAGCGGGAATTTCGCCTAAAATAAGCAAAGACTTAGTTGCGTTTCATGATTTGATTCGCGGCTTCACGCAAATGCAAGATTTCTTATCCGTAACCGAACTCGTAGAAGAAATCCTTGAAAAAACAGGCTACCGCGCAATGCTAAAAAATGAACGAACCATTGAAGCGCAAACACGTTTAGAAAATATCGACGAGTTTTTATCTGTAACACAAAACTTTGAAAAGGAAAATGACGATAAAACGTTAATTGCCTTTTTAACTGATTTAGCACTCGTTGCTGACGTCGATAAGTTAGAAGAAGACAATGAAGAACAAAACGGGGCTGTCACACTGATGACACTTCACTCTGCCAAAGGGCTAGAATTCCCAGTTGTCTTTTTGGTTGGGATGGAAGAAGGGATTTTCCCACATTCTAGAGCCATTTATGAGGAAGATGAAATGGAAGAAGAGCGTCGACTTGCTTACGTTGGTATTACTCGAGCGGAAGAAGAACTTTTCCTAACGAGCGCTTATTCGCGGATGCTTTATGGTCGTCCGTCCTCTAATCAGGAATCTCGTTTTATTGGAGAAATACCTCGAGACTTACTTGAGTTAGGTAATGAAAACAAATTAAAAGCAGACAAACCATATGCCAAACCGCGTATGCCACAAAAAACAACTACTGCGTATAAATCCTCTGGAGCAGAAACGCTTGGTTGGACAGTCGGCGATAAAGCCAGTCATAAAAAATGGGGCGTAGGAACAGTCGTCAGTGTCAAAGGGGAAGGTAGCGGAATGGAACTAGATATTGCATTCCCGAGCCCAACTGGCGTCAAACGATTGCTCGCAGAATTTGCGCCAATTGAAAAAGTATAA
- a CDS encoding diacylglycerol kinase, translating to MQKHARVIYNPTSGREIIKKNLADVLSILEQAGYVTSAHATTAEPDDAKHAAEEAVRDRFDLVVAAGGDGTINEVINGIAEKEYRPKVGIIPTGTTNDFARALHVPRDVIKATKIIAAGQSVAMDIGKANETYFINIGGGGRLTELTYDVPSRLKTMLGQLAYYLKGIEMLPSLKATKVKVEYDQGVFEGEVMFFLLGLTNSIGGFEKIAPDAKLDDGKFSLIIVKKVNLAEFIRLVTLALRGDHIKEPNVIYVKSEKVIVNSEDKMLINLDGELGGETPMEFRNLRQHIEFFASVDDIPATDLFIKENS from the coding sequence ATGCAAAAACACGCTCGAGTTATTTATAATCCCACATCTGGAAGAGAAATCATCAAGAAAAATCTTGCAGATGTCCTTTCGATATTAGAGCAAGCAGGCTATGTAACATCTGCGCACGCAACAACTGCAGAACCAGATGATGCCAAACATGCTGCGGAAGAAGCTGTAAGAGATCGATTCGATTTAGTTGTAGCAGCTGGCGGAGATGGAACCATTAATGAAGTTATTAACGGTATTGCTGAAAAAGAATATCGCCCCAAAGTAGGGATTATACCAACCGGGACAACCAATGATTTTGCAAGAGCCTTACATGTGCCTAGAGACGTGATTAAAGCAACGAAGATTATAGCAGCTGGTCAAAGTGTAGCAATGGATATAGGTAAAGCAAATGAAACATATTTTATTAATATAGGTGGCGGAGGTCGTTTAACAGAACTCACTTACGATGTTCCTAGCCGTCTAAAAACAATGCTCGGTCAACTTGCTTATTATTTAAAAGGTATCGAAATGTTACCATCCTTAAAAGCAACCAAAGTAAAAGTAGAATATGATCAAGGCGTATTTGAAGGGGAAGTGATGTTTTTCCTATTAGGATTAACTAATTCCATTGGTGGCTTTGAAAAAATCGCCCCAGATGCCAAGTTAGACGACGGTAAATTTTCACTTATTATCGTGAAAAAAGTAAATTTAGCCGAATTTATCCGTTTAGTCACACTGGCGCTTCGAGGAGATCATATTAAAGAACCTAATGTTATTTATGTAAAATCCGAAAAAGTGATTGTTAACTCAGAAGATAAGATGTTAATTAACCTTGACGGGGAGCTTGGTGGGGAAACGCCAATGGAATTCCGCAATTTAAGACAACATATCGAATTTTTCGCAAGTGTAGATGACATCCCCGCAACTGATTTATTCATAAAAGAAAATAGCTAA
- the gatA gene encoding Asp-tRNA(Asn)/Glu-tRNA(Gln) amidotransferase subunit GatA, producing the protein MGLFDFSVKELHDKLVKKEISPFDLVSESFNRIESVEDKVGSFITLNKEAAFGVAEELGDAGIDPNNMLSGLPIGIKDNIVTKNLRTTAASKILENFDPIYDATVVSKLKNAQTINIGKLNMDEFAMGSSTETSYFHKTHNPWDLSRVPGGSSGGSASAVAAGEVLFSLGSDTGGSIRQPAAFCGVVGMKPTYGRVSRFGLIAFASSLDQIGPITKNVEDNAYLLEAISGLDANDSTSINQPVERFSDSLTGDIKGLRIGVPKEYLGEGVDPGVKQAVLDALKTLEKLGATWDEVSLPHSEYGVASYYILASSEASSNLSRFDGVRYGYRSPNATTLEELYTKTRSEGFGDEVKRRIMLGTYALSSGYYDAYYKKAQQARTLIKQDFVNVFENYDVIIGPSSPTTAFKIDGMINDPITMYSNDILTVPINLAGVPAISVPCGFSDGLPVGLQIIGNYFEESLLYKVAHAFEQETTFHKEKPNL; encoded by the coding sequence TTGGGTTTATTTGATTTTTCAGTAAAAGAACTACATGATAAATTAGTTAAAAAAGAGATTTCACCATTCGATTTAGTATCAGAATCTTTCAACCGAATTGAATCTGTAGAGGACAAAGTTGGTTCTTTTATTACTTTAAATAAAGAGGCAGCATTTGGTGTCGCAGAAGAACTTGGAGATGCGGGCATAGATCCAAACAACATGCTTTCTGGTCTTCCAATTGGGATTAAAGATAATATCGTGACAAAAAACTTACGTACAACAGCAGCAAGTAAAATTTTAGAAAACTTCGATCCAATTTATGATGCGACCGTCGTTTCTAAATTAAAAAATGCGCAAACAATTAATATCGGAAAATTAAACATGGATGAATTTGCGATGGGATCTTCGACAGAAACATCGTATTTCCACAAAACACATAACCCATGGGATTTATCAAGAGTTCCTGGTGGTTCTTCAGGTGGTAGTGCATCCGCAGTTGCAGCAGGCGAAGTTTTATTCTCGCTTGGTAGTGACACTGGTGGATCGATTCGCCAACCAGCAGCTTTTTGTGGGGTAGTCGGAATGAAACCTACATATGGCCGTGTATCTCGTTTTGGTTTAATTGCCTTTGCGTCTTCTTTAGACCAAATCGGCCCAATTACAAAAAATGTAGAAGACAACGCTTATTTATTAGAAGCTATTTCTGGTTTAGATGCGAATGATTCTACATCGATTAACCAACCAGTAGAACGTTTCTCAGATAGCTTAACAGGTGATATTAAAGGCTTACGCATCGGTGTTCCAAAAGAGTATCTTGGTGAAGGCGTAGATCCTGGTGTCAAACAAGCTGTATTAGATGCGCTTAAAACACTCGAAAAACTGGGCGCTACTTGGGATGAAGTTTCTTTACCTCATTCTGAATACGGTGTAGCAAGTTATTACATTTTAGCATCTAGTGAAGCTTCTTCTAATCTATCTCGTTTTGACGGCGTTCGTTACGGATACCGTTCTCCAAACGCAACTACTTTAGAAGAACTTTATACAAAAACTCGTTCTGAAGGCTTTGGCGATGAAGTAAAACGTCGTATTATGCTTGGAACATATGCGTTAAGCTCTGGTTATTACGATGCTTACTACAAAAAAGCACAACAAGCGCGTACGTTAATTAAGCAAGACTTTGTTAATGTATTTGAAAACTATGATGTTATTATCGGACCTAGTTCCCCGACAACAGCATTTAAAATTGACGGAATGATTAATGATCCAATTACAATGTATTCCAATGATATTTTGACTGTTCCAATTAACTTAGCAGGCGTACCAGCTATTTCTGTTCCTTGTGGATTCTCGGATGGTTTACCAGTTGGCTTGCAAATTATCGGTAACTACTTTGAAGAATCCTTACTTTACAAAGTAGCGCATGCTTTTGAACAAGAAACAACATTCCATAAAGAAAAACCAAACTTATAG
- the gatC gene encoding Asp-tRNA(Asn)/Glu-tRNA(Gln) amidotransferase subunit GatC, translating to MSNISKETVEKVANLAKLEVSETEATAFAGQLGKIIELVEQLNTLDTTNVEPTSHAIDVSNVLREDVATKGLDRKEVLKNAPDEQDGMFKVPTIMEQ from the coding sequence TTGTCAAATATATCAAAAGAAACAGTAGAAAAAGTAGCAAATCTTGCCAAACTAGAAGTATCAGAAACAGAAGCAACAGCCTTCGCTGGTCAGCTTGGTAAAATTATTGAGCTAGTAGAGCAATTAAATACATTAGATACAACGAATGTAGAACCTACCAGCCATGCAATCGACGTATCAAACGTATTACGTGAAGATGTGGCAACAAAAGGGTTGGATCGCAAAGAAGTACTAAAAAATGCGCCTGATGAACAAGATGGCATGTTCAAAGTACCGACAATTATGGAACAATAA
- the ligA gene encoding NAD-dependent DNA ligase LigA, with protein sequence MADKKRYEELINILDQYSYDYYVIDNPTVEDAEYDQKMQELLKIEEAHPEWVTPESPSKRVGGEVLEGFKKVAHDTPMLSLANAFNQEDLADFDRRIRDKVGDDIAYMCELKIDGLAVSLQYENGKYKQGATRGDGTIGEDITANLRTIRSIPMKLQKDYSIEVRGEAFMPKRSFQKLNEIREEEGQMLFANPRNAAAGSLRQLDTKIAASRNLDIFLYAVADFGEMGVETHSAGLDMLETLGLKVNKERRLCNSLEEVYAYIEEWTEKRAGLAYDIDGIVLKLNNLEQQRQMGNTVKSPRWSIAYKFPAEEVPTKLLDIELNVGRTGVITPTAVLEPVRVAGTTVSRASLHNEDLITEKDIRIGDTVLIKKAGDIIPEVIKSITEKRSGSEEPFHMPKNCPACDSELVRLEEEVALRCINPKCPAQIKEGLIHFVSRNAMNIDGLGEKVIIQLFSQHLIKDVADLFFLSKEKLLELERMGEKSVTNLLASIQASKQNSLEKLLFGLGIRHVGAKAAKSLAIHFDTMDNLKVADKETLTSINDIGEKMADSIVTYFANEEVHDLLEELKRAGVNMTYTGPKLEDMSEEELVFAGKTVVLTGKLEKLTRNDAKALIESLGGNVSGSVSKKTDVVVAGSDAGSKLAKAEELAIPIWSEEDLIEYLPDEGGLNE encoded by the coding sequence ATGGCTGATAAAAAAAGGTATGAGGAACTAATCAACATACTTGATCAGTACAGCTATGATTATTATGTAATTGATAATCCAACAGTAGAAGATGCCGAATACGATCAGAAGATGCAAGAATTACTTAAAATAGAAGAAGCGCATCCCGAGTGGGTTACACCTGAGTCTCCGTCAAAACGAGTTGGCGGGGAAGTTTTAGAAGGTTTTAAAAAAGTAGCACATGACACGCCGATGTTAAGTCTTGCCAACGCTTTTAACCAAGAAGACTTGGCAGACTTTGACCGTCGAATTCGCGACAAAGTGGGCGATGATATTGCTTATATGTGCGAACTTAAAATTGACGGACTAGCAGTATCCCTTCAATACGAAAATGGTAAATACAAACAAGGTGCTACTCGTGGTGATGGAACCATTGGGGAAGACATTACTGCTAACTTGCGTACGATTCGCTCCATCCCAATGAAACTTCAAAAGGACTATTCCATTGAAGTTCGCGGTGAAGCTTTCATGCCAAAACGCTCCTTCCAAAAACTAAATGAAATTCGCGAAGAAGAAGGCCAGATGTTATTTGCCAATCCACGAAATGCTGCGGCTGGCTCGCTTCGACAATTGGACACAAAAATCGCAGCGTCGAGAAATCTCGATATCTTCCTTTATGCAGTAGCAGATTTTGGTGAAATGGGCGTTGAAACTCATAGCGCAGGCTTAGATATGCTTGAAACACTTGGTCTTAAAGTCAATAAAGAACGCCGACTTTGCAACAGTTTAGAAGAAGTTTATGCGTACATTGAAGAATGGACAGAAAAACGCGCCGGATTAGCATACGATATTGACGGCATTGTTTTAAAATTAAACAACTTAGAGCAACAACGCCAAATGGGAAACACCGTTAAATCGCCTCGTTGGTCGATTGCTTATAAATTCCCAGCCGAAGAAGTACCAACTAAGTTACTCGATATCGAATTAAATGTTGGTAGAACTGGTGTGATAACTCCCACCGCCGTGTTAGAACCAGTGCGAGTGGCAGGGACAACCGTTAGCCGCGCTTCGCTTCATAATGAAGACCTAATTACAGAGAAAGATATCCGCATTGGCGACACCGTTTTAATCAAAAAAGCTGGCGATATCATTCCAGAAGTCATTAAAAGCATCACCGAAAAACGTAGCGGAAGTGAAGAACCTTTCCATATGCCAAAAAATTGTCCAGCGTGCGATAGTGAATTGGTTCGGTTAGAAGAAGAAGTGGCGTTAAGATGTATTAATCCTAAATGCCCAGCTCAAATAAAAGAAGGACTTATCCACTTTGTCTCCAGAAATGCGATGAACATTGATGGCCTCGGCGAAAAAGTAATTATCCAGCTATTTTCACAGCATTTAATTAAAGATGTAGCAGATTTGTTTTTCCTTTCGAAGGAGAAACTGTTAGAATTAGAAAGAATGGGTGAGAAATCGGTAACTAATTTACTGGCATCCATCCAAGCAAGTAAACAAAACTCGCTTGAAAAATTACTTTTCGGCTTAGGCATTCGCCATGTTGGTGCAAAAGCCGCCAAATCACTTGCCATTCATTTCGATACAATGGATAATTTGAAAGTAGCAGACAAAGAAACACTGACAAGTATTAACGACATTGGTGAAAAAATGGCAGACAGTATTGTCACTTATTTCGCGAATGAAGAAGTACATGATTTATTAGAAGAACTAAAAAGGGCTGGCGTCAATATGACCTATACAGGGCCAAAACTAGAAGATATGTCCGAGGAAGAACTTGTTTTCGCAGGTAAAACCGTTGTCTTAACTGGGAAACTAGAAAAGTTAACGCGGAATGATGCAAAAGCATTAATCGAATCCCTCGGAGGAAATGTTTCTGGAAGCGTCAGTAAGAAAACGGATGTTGTTGTAGCTGGCAGTGATGCTGGTTCTAAATTAGCCAAAGCGGAAGAACTAGCCATTCCTATTTGGTCAGAAGAAGACTTAATAGAGTACTTACCAGACGAAGGTGGATTAAACGAATGA
- a CDS encoding heptaprenylglyceryl phosphate synthase: MKHLFKLDPAKNLPMNDLTKLVHSGTNGFIIGGTDNVQIEAVQKLYELLGETDLPIFLEISNESMILPEADHFLIPVVLNTENSKWTHGLHQELIKEMGAFIPWKRVTAEGYVILNKDAKVAHLTEAKTDLTDEDIVAYARLAENIFHLPIFYVEYSGMYGDPEVVRKASAALSNTKFWYGGGIRSKEQAAEMAKYADTIIVGNIIYEDLEKALETATIFRKKTV, translated from the coding sequence ATGAAGCATTTATTCAAGTTAGACCCAGCAAAGAATTTACCAATGAATGATCTAACGAAGCTCGTCCATTCTGGAACCAATGGATTTATTATTGGTGGGACGGATAATGTACAAATCGAAGCAGTCCAAAAGCTCTACGAATTATTAGGTGAAACGGACTTGCCGATTTTCCTTGAAATAAGCAACGAATCCATGATTTTACCTGAAGCAGACCATTTTTTAATTCCAGTAGTGTTGAATACAGAAAATAGTAAATGGACACACGGTTTACACCAGGAGTTAATCAAAGAAATGGGAGCATTTATTCCTTGGAAACGAGTCACAGCAGAAGGCTACGTTATTTTAAATAAAGATGCAAAAGTGGCTCATTTAACAGAAGCGAAGACCGATTTAACGGACGAAGACATCGTTGCCTATGCGCGGTTAGCAGAGAATATATTTCATCTGCCCATTTTTTATGTCGAATATAGCGGCATGTACGGAGATCCAGAGGTTGTAAGAAAAGCAAGTGCCGCATTAAGTAATACAAAATTTTGGTATGGGGGCGGAATACGTTCAAAAGAACAAGCTGCTGAAATGGCAAAATATGCGGATACGATTATTGTTGGCAATATTATTTATGAAGATTTAGAAAAAGCACTAGAAACCGCAACTATTTTTAGGAAGAAAACGGTTTGA
- the gatB gene encoding Asp-tRNA(Asn)/Glu-tRNA(Gln) amidotransferase subunit GatB, with amino-acid sequence MNFETVIGLEVHVELKTNSKIFSSAPAHFGAEPNTNTTVVDLGMPGVLPVLNKRAVEFGMKAAMAINCEIAKHTKFDRKNYFYPDNPKAYQISQFDKPIGEHGWIEIEVGGKKKKIGITRLHLEEDAGKNTHTSHGYSLVDINRQGTPLIEIVSEPDIRSAEEAYAYLEKLKSIIQYTGVSDVKMEEGSMRCDANISIRPIGQEEFGVKTELKNLNSFNNVRKGIEYEEKRQAEVLKSGGIIEQETRRFEEATGKTSLMRIKEGSDDYRYFPEPDLVDLFIDDAWKERIRAEIPELPDKRQIRYINDLGLPAYDAMVLTLTKEMSDFFEATLAAGADAKQASNWLMGEVSAYLNAEQKELHETGLTPENLAGMIKLIEAGTISSKIAKKVFRELAQNGGDAEQVVKDKGLVQISDEGALRTIISEILDNNEQSIVDFKNGKDRAVGFLVGQVMKVTKGQANPPMVNKLLLEEMNKR; translated from the coding sequence ATGAATTTTGAAACAGTTATTGGACTTGAGGTTCACGTAGAGTTAAAAACCAATTCAAAAATATTTTCTTCTGCGCCAGCTCATTTTGGAGCAGAACCAAATACAAATACAACCGTGGTAGACTTAGGTATGCCAGGTGTTTTACCAGTTTTAAATAAACGTGCAGTGGAATTTGGTATGAAAGCGGCTATGGCGATTAACTGTGAAATTGCTAAACATACAAAATTCGACCGTAAAAACTATTTTTATCCAGATAATCCGAAAGCATACCAAATTTCTCAATTCGATAAACCAATTGGCGAACATGGCTGGATTGAAATCGAAGTTGGCGGTAAAAAGAAAAAAATTGGCATCACTCGTCTTCATTTAGAAGAAGATGCTGGGAAAAATACCCATACTTCTCATGGTTATTCGTTAGTGGATATTAACCGTCAAGGAACACCACTTATCGAAATCGTTTCAGAACCAGACATTCGTTCTGCAGAAGAAGCTTATGCCTACTTAGAAAAATTAAAATCTATCATTCAATACACTGGCGTATCCGATGTGAAAATGGAAGAAGGTTCAATGCGCTGTGACGCCAATATTTCTATCCGACCAATCGGCCAAGAAGAATTTGGCGTAAAAACAGAACTTAAAAACCTAAACTCCTTCAACAACGTACGTAAAGGTATCGAATATGAAGAAAAACGCCAAGCTGAAGTGCTTAAGTCTGGCGGGATTATCGAACAAGAAACTCGTCGTTTTGAAGAAGCAACTGGAAAAACCTCTTTGATGCGAATTAAAGAAGGATCCGACGATTATCGTTATTTCCCAGAACCAGATTTAGTAGATTTATTTATTGATGACGCTTGGAAAGAACGTATTCGTGCAGAAATTCCTGAACTTCCAGACAAACGTCAAATTCGTTACATTAACGATCTTGGTTTGCCAGCATATGATGCAATGGTTCTCACGCTTACAAAAGAAATGTCTGACTTTTTTGAAGCAACTCTTGCAGCTGGAGCAGATGCGAAACAAGCATCAAACTGGCTAATGGGCGAAGTTTCTGCCTACTTAAACGCAGAACAAAAAGAACTTCATGAAACAGGACTAACTCCTGAAAACCTTGCTGGCATGATTAAATTAATCGAAGCTGGTACTATTTCTTCTAAAATCGCTAAAAAAGTTTTCCGCGAATTAGCGCAAAATGGTGGCGATGCAGAGCAAGTAGTAAAAGACAAAGGACTTGTCCAAATTTCCGATGAAGGAGCTTTACGCACTATCATTAGCGAAATTCTAGATAACAATGAGCAATCTATTGTCGACTTCAAAAATGGTAAGGATCGTGCGGTTGGATTCTTAGTTGGCCAAGTAATGAAAGTAACCAAAGGGCAAGCAAACCCACCAATGGTTAATAAATTATTACTAGAAGAAATGAACAAACGTTAA